A single genomic interval of Prunus dulcis chromosome 5, ALMONDv2, whole genome shotgun sequence harbors:
- the LOC117627823 gene encoding manganese-dependent ADP-ribose/CDP-alcohol diphosphatase yields MMGSTNGLAGAQGKQPLFSFGVISDVQYADIPDGRSFLGVPRYYRHSIVVLQRAVKRWNDQKRHKFVINFGDIVDGFCPKDQSLDAVRRVVDKFEDFNGPVYHMIGNHCLYNLPRTKLLPLLKIPSVDGRAYYDFSPTPEFRFVVLDGYDISAIGWPQEHPNTKEALKFLEERNPNTDKNSPAGLVGLERRFLMFNGAVGKEQLEWLDDVLKEATKLKHKVVICCHLPLDPGSSAKEALLWNYDEVMSVVHRFNCVKVCLAGHDHKGGHSVDSHGIHHRVLEAALECPPGTDAYGYIDVYDDKLELTGTDRMKSTDMLYNPQADLQDNWH; encoded by the coding sequence ATGATGGGCTCCACAAATGGCTTAGCCGGTGCACAGGGGAAGCAACCTTTATTTTCGTTTGGGGTGATATCTGACGTCCAGTATGCTGATATTCCTGATGGCCGTTCTTTCCTTGGCGTTCCACGATATTATAGGCATAGCATTGTTGTACTGCAAAGGGCTGTCAAAAGATGGAATGATCAGAAGAGGCATAAATTTGTGATCAATTTTGGGGATATTGTTGATGGATTTTGCCCAAAAGACCAATCCCTGGATGCTGTAAGAAGAGTTGTTGACAAATTTGAGGATTTTAATGGTCCTGTCTATCATATGATTGGTAATCACTGCCTCTATAATCTTCCCCGCACCAAATTACTTCCGTTGTTGAAGATTCCAAGTGTTGATGGTCGTGCATACTATGACTTTTCACCAACACCAGAATTCAGATTCGTTGTTTTGGATGGCTATGATATCAGTGCCATTGGTTGGCCTCAAGAACATCCAAATACAAAAGAGGCTTTGAAATTCCTTGAGGAGAGGAATCCAAATACAGACAAGAACAGTCCAGCTGGCCTTGTAGGCCTCGAGAGAAGGTTCCTTATGTTCAATGGAGCAGTTGGAAAGGAACAATTGGAATGGTTAGACGACGTCCTCAAGGAAGCAACAAAGTTGAAACACAAAGTAGTGATTTGTTGCCATCTGCCTTTAGATCCTGGGTCATCAGCCAAAGAAGCACTTTTGTGGAACTATGACGAAGTCATGAGTGTGGTACACCGGTTTAATTGCGTGAAAGTTTGCCTTGCCGGGCACGATCACAAAGGCGGCCACTCTGTTGATTCCCATGGAATCCACCATAGAGTTCTTGAAGCTGCCCTTGAGTGCCCTCCTGGGACAGATGCATATGGATATATCGACGTTTATGATGATAAGCTTGAACTTACTGGTACTGACCGAATGAAGAGCACTGACATGCTATACAATCCTCAAGCAGACTTACAAGATAACTGGCATTAA